In a single window of the uncultured Desulfovibrio sp. genome:
- a CDS encoding indole-3-glycerol-phosphate synthase, with protein MLLERFRKAKEAEVEALRALEAQGALPAVYEGQRPDFAAALTLRAPGCPLAVVAEYKRASPSRGVICESLAVEDVARQYAAAGASAVSVLTEETFFRGRLEYLARAADPALYNGPRVPLLRKDFIFDPLQVRATAATPASALLLIVRLTPDAATLRALREQAEGYGIQAVVEIFDAEDLRLARESGACIIQVNARDLESLAVDRDACLQLIQSCPPANGELWIAASGMSRAEHLRAAAAAGYHAALVGSALMEGGAPGEALATLLGAAAKTEGDCTC; from the coding sequence ATGCTGCTTGAGCGCTTTCGCAAGGCCAAGGAGGCTGAGGTAGAGGCTCTGCGTGCTTTGGAAGCACAGGGCGCTCTGCCCGCAGTATACGAAGGCCAGCGCCCAGACTTTGCTGCGGCCCTGACCCTCCGCGCGCCGGGCTGCCCTCTGGCGGTGGTGGCGGAATACAAGCGGGCCTCGCCCTCGCGCGGCGTGATCTGCGAGAGTCTGGCTGTGGAAGATGTGGCGCGCCAGTATGCCGCCGCAGGGGCCAGCGCCGTCTCGGTGCTGACGGAAGAAACCTTTTTCCGCGGGCGCCTGGAATATCTGGCCCGCGCCGCTGACCCGGCGCTCTACAATGGGCCGCGTGTGCCTCTGCTGCGCAAGGATTTTATTTTTGATCCTTTGCAGGTGCGGGCCACGGCAGCCACGCCAGCCTCGGCATTGTTGCTCATTGTGCGCCTGACGCCGGACGCCGCGACCTTGCGCGCCCTGCGCGAACAGGCGGAGGGCTACGGCATCCAGGCAGTGGTGGAGATATTTGATGCGGAAGACCTGCGCCTGGCCCGCGAGAGCGGGGCGTGCATCATACAGGTCAACGCCCGCGATCTGGAAAGTCTGGCGGTGGATCGCGATGCCTGCCTGCAACTGATACAGTCCTGCCCGCCAGCCAATGGCGAACTGTGGATTGCAGCCAGCGGCATGAGTCGCGCAGAGCATCTGCGGGCAGCGGCAGCTGCGGGGTATCACGCCGCCCTTGTGGGCAGCGCCCTGATGGAAGGCGGCGCTCCGGGCGAGGCCTTGGCGACCCTGCTGGGAGCTGCGGCCAAAACTGAGGGAGATTGCACATGCTGA
- a CDS encoding phosphoribosylanthranilate isomerase — protein MLIKFCGLTRQEDVDHAASLGAAMCGFIFHPRSPRGVTVAQAAALGSGSMLRVGVFVNQGSDEIRRIMDEARLDYAQLHGHQSVECARAIGAERVIRVLWPDRYTHRALLYNDLQRNAEACAYYLLDAGLKGGGSGHKLDWSDLASLRPAHPWLLAGGLSAANVAKAVGMCAPAGVDFNSGVEDAPGCKNREKMAAAFMAANSKGNGYSL, from the coding sequence ATGCTGATCAAGTTCTGCGGCCTCACACGGCAAGAGGATGTTGACCATGCGGCCAGCCTAGGGGCTGCCATGTGCGGTTTTATTTTTCACCCCCGCAGCCCGCGCGGCGTGACGGTTGCGCAGGCTGCAGCCTTGGGCAGTGGATCCATGCTGCGGGTGGGCGTTTTTGTAAATCAGGGTTCGGACGAAATCCGGCGTATCATGGACGAAGCCCGGCTTGATTATGCGCAACTGCACGGTCACCAGAGTGTGGAATGCGCCCGCGCCATCGGCGCGGAGCGCGTCATTCGGGTGCTCTGGCCAGACCGTTACACCCACCGCGCTTTGTTGTACAATGATTTACAACGCAATGCTGAAGCCTGCGCCTATTATTTGCTTGACGCGGGGCTGAAAGGCGGCGGCAGCGGGCACAAGCTGGACTGGTCGGATCTGGCCAGCCTGCGCCCGGCGCATCCCTGGCTGCTTGCCGGGGGATTGAGCGCAGCCAATGTGGCAAAGGCCGTAGGCATGTGCGCGCCTGCCGGGGTGGATTTCAATTCCGGCGTGGAAGACGCGCCGGGGTGTAAAAACAGGGAAAAAATGGCGGCTGCATTCATGGCCGCAAACTCCAAAGGCAATGGGTATTCGCTATGA